Proteins encoded in a region of the Streptomyces sp. PCS3-D2 genome:
- the rpsT gene encoding 30S ribosomal protein S20 encodes MANIKSQIKRNKTNEKARLRNKSVKSELRTFIRKANEAILAGDAEKATAAARLASKKLDKAVSKGVIHKNAAANKKSALASKVAAI; translated from the coding sequence GTGGCGAACATCAAGTCCCAGATCAAGCGGAACAAGACCAACGAGAAGGCTCGCCTTCGCAACAAGTCGGTCAAGTCCGAGCTGCGCACCTTCATCCGCAAGGCCAACGAGGCCATCCTCGCCGGCGACGCGGAGAAGGCCACCGCTGCGGCCCGCCTGGCTTCCAAGAAGCTGGACAAGGCCGTCTCGAAGGGTGTCATCCACAAGAACGCCGCCGCCAACAAGAAGTCGGCGCTGGCCTCCAAGGTTGCCGCCATCTGA
- the holA gene encoding DNA polymerase III subunit delta, which translates to MATRKNSTDDPLAPITLAVGQEELLLDRAVREVVAAARAADADTDVRDLTSDQLQPGTLAELASPSLFSERKVLVVRNAQDLSADTVKEVKAYLAAPYEEITLVLLHAGGVKGKGLLDAARKAGAREIACPKMTKAADRLAFVRGEFRTLGRSATPEACQTLVDAIGSDLRELASAAAQLCADVEGTIDEAVVGRYYTGRAEASSFTVADRAVEGRAAEALEALRWSLATGVAPVLITSALAQAVRAIGKLAAAPRGARPGDLARELGMPPWKIDRVRQQMRGWSADGVADALRAVAAADAGVKGGGDDPEYALEKAVVAVARAARPQRR; encoded by the coding sequence ATGGCCACCAGGAAGAACTCCACCGACGATCCCCTCGCCCCGATCACCCTCGCGGTGGGGCAGGAGGAACTGCTGCTCGACCGCGCTGTGCGGGAGGTGGTGGCGGCCGCCCGGGCCGCCGACGCCGACACCGACGTCCGCGATCTCACCTCCGACCAGCTCCAGCCCGGCACCCTGGCCGAGCTGGCCAGCCCCTCGCTCTTCTCCGAGCGCAAGGTGCTGGTCGTGCGCAACGCGCAGGACCTCTCCGCCGACACGGTCAAGGAGGTCAAGGCCTACCTCGCCGCGCCCTACGAGGAGATCACGCTGGTCCTGCTCCACGCGGGCGGAGTCAAGGGCAAGGGCCTGCTGGACGCCGCCCGCAAGGCGGGCGCCCGGGAGATCGCCTGCCCGAAGATGACGAAGGCGGCGGACCGGCTCGCCTTCGTGCGGGGCGAGTTCCGCACGCTGGGCCGGTCGGCCACCCCGGAGGCGTGTCAGACGCTGGTCGACGCGATCGGCAGCGACCTGCGGGAGCTGGCGAGCGCCGCGGCCCAGCTGTGCGCGGACGTCGAGGGAACCATCGACGAGGCCGTCGTCGGCCGCTACTACACCGGGCGCGCCGAGGCATCCAGCTTCACGGTCGCCGACCGTGCGGTCGAGGGGCGCGCGGCCGAGGCCCTGGAGGCCCTGCGCTGGTCCCTGGCCACCGGTGTGGCGCCGGTCCTGATCACCAGTGCGCTGGCCCAGGCGGTCCGCGCCATCGGCAAGCTCGCCGCGGCACCGCGCGGGGCCCGCCCCGGGGACCTGGCCCGTGAGCTCGGCATGCCACCGTGGAAGATCGACCGGGTCCGCCAGCAGATGCGGGGCTGGTCGGCGGACGGCGTCGCGGACGCCCTGCGCGCCGTGGCCGCCGCGGACGCGGGCGTCAAGGGCGGGGGCGACGATCCGGAGTACGCCCTGGAGAAGGCGGTCGTCGCGGTGGCCCGCGCGGCCCGCCCCCAGCGCCGCTGA
- a CDS encoding YceI family protein, protein MFGRRRGMESAGSSSPHTSATLTLPPTARLLSCRVLDTVHRPIRQAAFEVTDPIGRRIVGGETDPFGGFTATVPEGEYRLSVTAEGYTPFHGVTLVGDPAQPGTAEIVLDAVEPPVLPQPGHWEIDPTHSSIGFTARHIGLARINGRFNTFAGAVRIADRMEDSSMHVIIDAASIDTGVRLRDDHLRSGDFLDAARHPTVEFYSERFMHRSGSRWAVAGALTLHGVSRSVTLDTQYLGLGTGMEGEVRAACRATAELHREDFTLNWQSMLAHGIAAIGSSVDITLDVQIVHKA, encoded by the coding sequence ATGTTCGGTCGCCGACGGGGGATGGAGTCGGCCGGAAGTTCCAGCCCGCACACATCCGCGACACTGACGCTGCCGCCGACGGCGCGTCTGCTCAGCTGCCGAGTCCTCGACACGGTCCACCGGCCCATCCGGCAGGCCGCGTTCGAGGTGACGGATCCGATCGGCCGCCGGATCGTCGGCGGCGAGACCGACCCGTTCGGCGGCTTCACCGCCACCGTTCCGGAAGGGGAGTACCGGCTCTCCGTCACCGCAGAGGGGTACACGCCGTTCCACGGGGTCACGCTCGTGGGAGACCCCGCGCAGCCCGGTACGGCGGAGATCGTCCTCGACGCGGTGGAGCCCCCGGTCCTGCCGCAGCCCGGTCACTGGGAGATCGACCCGACGCACTCGTCCATCGGTTTCACGGCCCGCCACATCGGCCTGGCCCGCATCAACGGGCGCTTCAACACGTTCGCCGGGGCGGTGCGGATAGCGGACCGCATGGAGGACTCCTCCATGCACGTGATCATCGATGCTGCGAGCATCGACACCGGGGTGCGGCTGCGTGACGACCACCTGCGGTCGGGCGACTTCCTGGACGCGGCCCGCCACCCCACGGTGGAGTTCTACAGCGAACGCTTCATGCACCGCAGCGGCAGCCGCTGGGCCGTTGCCGGTGCGCTGACCCTGCACGGAGTGAGCCGGTCCGTGACCCTGGACACCCAGTACCTGGGCCTCGGGACGGGCATGGAGGGTGAGGTGCGGGCGGCCTGCCGGGCCACCGCCGAGCTGCACCGCGAGGACTTCACCCTCAACTGGCAGTCGATGCTGGCGCACGGGATCGCGGCGATCGGGTCCAGCGTGGACATCACGCTGGACGTCCAGATCGTGCACAAGGCCTGA